The following DNA comes from Kitasatospora sp. NBC_01287.
CGGTGGTCTGTCCCGCGAGCGGGCCGGCTTCGAGGTCCGTGACGTGCACCCCTCGCACTACGGGCGCATGTGTCCGATCGAGACCCCCGAAGGCCCGAACATCGGTCTGATCGGGTCGCTGGCCTCGTACGGCCGGGTGAACGCCTTCGGCTTCATCGAGACCCCGTACCGCAAGGTCGTCGAGGGCATCGTCACCGAGCAGGTGGACTACCTGACCGCTGACGAGGAGGACCGCTTCGTCATCGCGCAGGCCAACGCCCCGCTGACCGAGGACCTCCACTTCGCCGAGCCGCGCGTCCTGGTCCGTCGCCGTGGCGGGGAGATCGACTACATCCCCGGCACCGAGATCGACTACATGGACGTCTCGCCGCGCCAGATGGTGTCGGTCGCGACCGCCATGATCCCCTTCCTCGAGCACGACGACGCCAACCGCGCACTCATGGGCTCGAACATGATGCGCCAGGCCGTCCCGCTGCTGCGCAGCGAGGCGCCGGTGGTCGGTACCGGCATGGAGTACCGCTGCGCCGTCGACGCCGCCGACGTCATCACCGCCGAGAAGGCCGGTGTCGTCCAGGAGGTCTCGGCCGACTACGTCACCGTGGCCAACGACGACGGCACGTACAACACGTACCGTGCCGCCAAGTTCACCCGCTCCAACCAGGGCACCGCCTTCAACCAGAAGGTGCTCGCGGAGGAGGGTGCCCGGGTCGAGGCCGGCCAGGTGCTGGCCGACGGCCCCTGCACCGACGAGGGCGAGATGGCGCTGGGCAAGAACCTGCTCGTCGCCTTCATGTCCTGGGAGGGTCACAACTACGAGGACGCGATCATCCTGTCGCAGCGCCTCGTGCAGGACGACGTCCTCTCCTCGATCCACATCGAGGAGCACGAGGTCGACGCCCGTGACACCAAGCTGGGCCCCGAGGAGATCACCCGGGACATCCCGAACGTCTCCGAGGAGGTCCTCGCCGACCTCGACGAGCGCGGCATCATCCGGATCGGCGCGGACGTCGTCACCGGCGACATCCTGGTCGGCAAGGTCACGCCCAAGGGTGAGACCGAGCTGACCCCGGAGGAGCGCCTGCTCCGCGCGATCTTCGGTGAGAAGGCCCGCGAGGTCCGCGACACCTCGCTGAAGGTGCCGCACGGTGAGTCCGGCAAGGTCATCGGCGTGCGCGTCTTCGACCGCGAAGAGGGCGACGAGCTGCCCCCGGGCGTCAACCAGCTGGTCCGCGTCTACGTGGCCCAGAAGCGCAAGATCACCAACGGTGACAAGCTGGCCGGCCGTCACGGCAACAAGGGTGTCATCTCCAAGATCCTGCCGGTCGAGGACATGCCGTTCCTGGAGGACGGCACCCCGGTCGACATCATCCTCAACCCGCTGGGTGTCCCGTCCCGAATGAACCCGGGGCAGGTCCTGGAGATCCACCTCGGCTGGCTCGCCAAGCAGGGTTGGGACGTCTCCGGTCTGAGCGAGGAGTGGGCCCGCCGCCTGCAGGCGATCGGCGCGGACAAGGTCGAGGGCGGCACCAACCTGGCCACCCCGGTCTTCGACGGCGCCCGCGAGGACGAGATCACCGGTCTGCTGGACCACACCACCCTCACCCGTGACGGTGAGCGCCTGGTGAACTCCACCGGTAAGGCGCGGCTCTTCGACGGCCGCTCCGGCGAGCCGTTCCCGCAGCCGGTCTCGGTCGGCTACATGTACATCCTCAAGCTGCACCACCTGGTCGACGACAAGCTGCACGCGCGTTCGACCGGCCCGTACTCGATGATCACCCAGCAGCCGCTCGGTGGTAAGGCGCAGTTCGGTGGCCAGCGATTCGGTGAGATGGAGGTGTGGGCCCTTGAAGCTTATGGAGCGGCGTACGCCCTCCAGGAGCTCCTCACCATCAAGTCCGACGACGTCCTGGGCCGCGTGAAGGTCTACGAGGCGATCGTCAAGGGCGAGAACATCCCCGAGCCCGGCATTCCCGAGTCCTTCAAGGTTCTCATCAAGGAAATGCAGTCGCTCTGCCTCAACGTGGAGGTGCTGTCCTCGGACGGCTCCAACATCGAGCTGCGGGACTCCGACGAGGATGTCTTCCGCGCAGCCGAGGAGCTCGGTATTGACCTGTCCCGGCGCGAGCCGAGCAGCGTCGAAGAGGTCTGACGGAGGCCGGGCCGGCCGCTGAGTTCAGCGGCCGGCCCGCCCCCAGGCCCCCCTCAGACCAGATGAACGACTTTCGACTTACGAAAGAGGGCTTGACGACCAGTGCTTGACGTCAACTTCTTCGACGAGCTCCGCATCGGCCTCGCGACCGCCGACGACATCCGCCAGTGGTCGCACGGCGAGGTCAAGAAGCCGGAGACCATCAACTACCGCACGCTGAAGCCGGAAAAGGACGGCCTTTTCTGCGAGAAGATCTTCGGTCCCACCCGGGACTGGGAGTGCTACTGCGGTAAGTACAAGCGTGTCCGCTTCAAGGGCATCATCTGCGAGCGCTGCGGCGTCGAGGTCACCCGTGCCAAGGTGCGCCGCGAGCGGATGGGCCACATCGAGCTGGCTGCCCCGGTCACCCACATCTGGTACTTCAAGGGTGTGCCGTCCCGCCTCGGTTACCTGCTCGACCTGGCGCCGAAGGACCTTGAGAAGGTCATCTACTTCGCCGCCTACATGATCACCTGGGTGGACGACGAGCGTCGCCAGCGCGACCTGCCGTCCCTGGAGGCGCACGTCTCCGTCGAGCGCCAGCAGATCGAGAACCGCCGCGACGCGGACCTCGAGGCGCGGGCCAAGAAGGCCGAGACCGACCTGGCCGAGCTGGAGGCCGAGGGCGCCAAGGCCGACGTGCGCCGCAAGGTGCGCGAGGGTGCCGAGCGCGAGATGAAGCAGCTGCGCGACCGCGCGCAGCGCGAGATCGACCGCCTCGACGAGGTGTGGGCCCGCTTCAAGAACCTCAAGGTCCAGGACCTCGAGGGCGACGAGCTGCTCTACCGCGAGCTGCGCGACCGCTTCGGCACCTACTTCTCCGGCTCGATGGGCGCGGCGGCCCTCAAGGACCGCCTGGAGACCTTCGACCTGGCGGAGGAGTCCGAGCGCCTGCGCGAGATCATCCGCACCGGCAAGGGCCAGAAGAAGACCCGGGCGCTCAAGCGCCTCAAGGTCGTCTCCGCCTTCCTGCAGACCACCAACAAGCCCAACGGCATGGTGCTGGACTGCGTCCCGGTGATCCCGCCGGACCTGCGTCCGATGGTGCAGCTGGACGGTGGCCGCTTCGCGACCTCCGACCTGAACGACCTGTACCGCCGCGTGATCAACCGCAACAACCGCCTGAAGCGCCTGCTCGACCTCGGGGCTCCCGAGATCATCGTGAACAACGAGAAGCGGATGCTCCAGGAGGCGGTCGACGCCCTCTTCGACAACGGCCGTCGCGGCCGCCCGGTCACGGGCCCCGGCAACCGTCCGCTGAAGTCGCTGTCCGACATGCTCAAGGGCAAGCAGGGTCGTTTCCGTCAGAACCTGCTCGGCAAGCGCGTCGACTACTCGGCCCGTTCGGTCATCGTCGTCGGCCCGCAGCTCAAGCTGCACCAGTGCGGTCTGCCCAAGGCCATGGCGCTGGAGCTCTTCAAGCCGTTCGTGATGAAGCGCCTGGTGGACCTGAACCACGCGCAGAACATCAAGTCGGCCAAGCGCATGGTCGAGCGCGCGCGCCCGGTGGTGTGGGACGTCCTCGAAGAGGTCATCGCCGAGCACCCGGTGCTGCTGAACCGTGCGCCCACCCTGCACCGCCTCGGCATCCAGGCCTTCGAGCCCCAGCTGGTCGAGGGCAAGGCCATCCAGATCCACCCGCTCGTCTGCACCGCGTTCAACGCGGACTTCGACGGTGACCAGATGGCCGTCCACCTGCCGCTCTCCGCGGAGGCGCAGGCCGAGGCCCGCATCCTGATGCTGTCCTCGAACAACATCCTGAAGCCGGCCGACGGTCGCCCCGTCACCATGCCGACCCAGGACATGGTGCTCGGCCTCTTCTTCCTCACCTCGGACCGCGAGGAGGTGAAGGGCGGTGGCCGCTCCTTCTCCTCGACCGCCGAGGCGATCATGGCCTTCGACGCCCGCGAGCTGGACGTCCAGGCCCCGATCGAGCTGCGCCTGCCGATCGGGACCGTGCCGCCCCGCGGCTGGACCCCGCCGGCGGTGGACCCGGAGTGGGCCGACAGCCAGCCGTCCTGGACCGAGGGCGAGCCGTTCCGCCTGACCACCACCCTGGGCCGCGCGCTCTTCAACGAGCTGCTGCCCGAGGACTACCCGTTCGTCGACTACGAGGTGGGCAAGAAGCAGCTCTCCGCGATCGTCAACGACCTGGCGGAGCGCTACCCCAAGGTCATCGTCGCGGCGACGCTGGACAACCTGAAGGCGGCCGGCTTCCACTGGTCGACCCGCTCGGGCGTCACCGTCTCGATCTCGGACGTCGTCGTGCCGCCGAGCAAGCCGCAGATTCTCGAGGGCTACGAGGCGCAGGCCGAGAAGGTCCAGAAGAACTACGAGCGCGGTCTGATGACCAACGACGAGCGCAAGCAGGAAATGGTCAACATCTGGACCAAGGCGACCAACGAGGTTGCCGAGGCCATGAACGCGAACTTCCCGAAGACCAACCCCATCTTCATGATGGTCGACTCGGGTGCTCGCGGAAACATGATGCAGATGCGTCAGATCGCCGGTATGCGTGGTCTGGTGTCGAACGCGAAGAACGAGACCATCCCGCGTCCGATCAAGGCCTCGTTCCGTGAGGGCCTGTCCGTGCTGGAGTACTTCATCTCCACCCACGGTGCCCGTAAGGGTCTGGCCGACACCGCGCTGCGCACCGCCGACTCGGGTTACCTGACCCGTCGTCTGGTGGACGTCTCGCAGGACGTGATCATCCGCGAGGAGGACTGCGGCACCGAGCGCGGCCTCAAGCTGGCGATCGGCACCGTCGGCGAGGACGGCGTGCTGCGCAAGACGGACGACGTCGAGACCAGCGTCTACGCCCGGATGCTGGCCGAGGACATCACCGTCGACGGCAAGCTCGTCGCGACCGCCAACACCGACCTCGGTGACGTGCTGATCGACGAGCTGATCCGGCACGGCATCGGTGAGGTCAAGACCCGCTCGATCCTGACCTGTGAGTCGGCCGTTGGCACCTGTGCCTTCTGCTACGGCCGTTCGCTGGCCACCGGCAAGCTGGTCGACATCGGTGAGGCGGTCGGCATCATCGCCGCCCAGTCCATCGGTGAGCCCGGTACCCAGCTGACCATGCGTACCTTCCACACCGGTGGTGTGGCCGGTGACGACATCACGCAGGGTCTGCCCCGTGTCGTCGAGCTCTTCGAGGCCCGTACCCCCAAGGGTGTGGCCCCGATCTCGGAGGCGCAGGGCCGGGTCCGCATCGAGGACACCGAGAAGACCCGCAAGGTCGTGGTGACCCCGGACGACGGCACCGACGAGATCGCCTACCCGGTCTCCAAGCGTGTCAAGCTCCTGGTGAGCGAGGGCGAGGCGGTCGAGGTCGGCCAGAAGCTGACCATGGGTGCCACCAACCCGCACGACGTGCTGCGGATCATGGGCCAGCGTGCCGTCCAGATCCACCTGGTCGCCGAGGTCCAGAAGGTCTACAACTCGCAGGGTGTGTCGATCCACGACAAGCACATCGAGATCATCATCCGGCAGATGCTCCGCCGCGTGACGATCATCGAGTCGGGCGACGCCGAGCTGCTGCCGGGCGAGCTGGTCGAGCGCGGCCGGTTCGAGACCGAGAACCGTCGCGTGGTCTCCGAGGGCGGCCACCCCGCCTCCGGCCGTCCGCAGCTGATGGGTATCACCAAGGCCTCGCTGGCCACCGAGTCCTGGCTGTCGGCCGCCTCCTTCCAGGAGACGACCCGGGTGCTCACCGACGCGGCGATCCACGCCAAGTCGGACCCGCTGCTGGGCCTCAAGGAGAACGTCATCCTCGGTAAGCTCATCCCGGCCGGTACGGGTCTGCCCCGCTACCGCAACATCCGGGTCGAGCCGACCGAGGAGGCCAAGGCCGCGATGTACTCGGCCGTCGGCTACGACGACTACGACCTGTCGCCCTTCGGCGCCGGCTCCGGCCAGGCGGTCCCGCTGGACGACTACGACTACGGGCCGTACACCGGCTGAGTGGTCGAACGCTCCGAACGCCGCTGGGCGGCCGACCCTCTCGGGTTGGCCGCCCAGCGGCGTTTCCAGTGCGCGGAACTAGTCGGAGTCCAGCAGCGCGGTGAAGCGGGTCAGCGGGTCGCCGGTGACCGGGCGCAGCAGCGGGGTCAGGTAGCGGGCGCCGGGGAAGCGGAAGCCGCCGAGGAAGGCGAAGCGGGTGGTGCCGTCCGGCTCGGGGCGGGCGGCCATGCCGCCGAGCAGCAGGCGGCTGCGCATCAGGCACCAGCCGGGGGCGAGGTCGATGGTGAAGGTGGCGCGCAGCCGGGTGTGGCCGTGGACCCGGGCCGTGCGGTAGCCCTCGGGGGTGCGGGCGGCGGCCAGCCGCACGGTGCGCACGTCCGGGATCCAGAGCGGCATGGTGCGCTCCAGGTCCTGGGCCGCGGCCCAGACCCGCTCGAACGGCGCGGCGATCACGGTCTCGCGGACCCGGGCGCCCGGCGCGGTCGCGGCGATCACCCGCAGGCGGCGGACCGGGTCGAAGTCGGCCACCGGCCAGGAGCCGGGGTGGGGCTGCTCGGTCATTGCTGCCACGCCTTTCGGAAGCTGAGTCGGGCCCGGGAGAGCCGGGACTTCACCGTGCCGGGGGCCACCGCGAGCAGCGCCGCGGTCTGCCGTTCGTCCAGGCCCTCCAGGTCGCGCAGGAGCAGTACGGCGCGGTGCTCGGGGGAGAGCCGGGAGAGCACGTCGCGGATGTCCGCGCCGAGCTGCGGATCGCCCGGGGCCGGCAGCTCGGTCAGCTCCGCGGGCCGCGCCCGGGCGGCGCGGGCGGCGTGCCGCACCGCCTCGCGCACCGCGATCACCCGGACCCAGCCGAAGAGCGCGGCCGGCTCGTCGAGTTGGCGCAGCTTGCGGAAGACCGCGAGGAGCGCCTCCTGGGTCGCGTCGGCGCCGTCGGCCAGCGCGATCGGGCCGCAGAGCCGGCGCACGTACGGGGTGATCAGGTCGAGCAGCCGGGCGACCGCCAGCTGGTCGCCGCCCTGGGCGGCCCGGACCAGGGCGGCGAGGTCGGGACCGGCGGGGTCGGGACCGGCGGGGTCGGGACCGGCGAGACCCGGGCCGGCGGGGTCCGGGCCGCGCGGTGGCTCCTGCATGGCGCTGTCTCCGTCGTGTCGACGACTCGGGGGCTTCAGGGAGAGGGAGCAAGACGGGCAAAGGTTCCCAGCGGTTCGGGCCGCGGCGCTGTGGCCCTGGTCACAGGAACGCCGCGGCCGTCGGCGCACTCCTCAGGGCAGCCAACAGTCCTGACTACCCGTGAGGTGACCGGATGCCGCAAGGAAGAGACACCCGCCGCTGGGCCGAGGCGGTGGCCGCCGTCCTGCTGGTGGACGGCGCCGTCCACCTCTACTGGGCGACCGGGCGGACCTGGCCGGTGCGCGACCGGGCCCGGCTCTCCCAGCTGGTGCTGAACACCCAGCTGCCCTTCACCCCGCCGGTGCTGCTCCCGCTGGTCGGGATGCTCGGCGGGGCCGCCGTGCTGGTGCTGGTCCGCGGCGGGCTGCTGCCGGGGCCGGCCAGGCTGCTGCCGGCCCGGCTGCCGTACTGGGGCAGCCTGGCGGTGACCGGTGGGCTGCTGCTGCGCGGAGCGGCCGGGCTCGTCTGGGTCACGGGGCTGGGTGCCGACCCGGGCGACACCTTCTACTGGCTGAACCTGCTGCTCTACACCCCGCTCTGCTGGGTGCTGGCGGCCGGTGCCTGGCGGGTGGCGGCCGTGCCGGGGGGCCTGGCCGGGCTCGGCTCCCTCCTGCGGGGGAGGCGGGTGAACCGCTCGCCGGAGTGATCCGCGACCAGGGGGCGGCCGGGCAGTCTTGGGGTGTCGGTTCGGGACGGTCCGGGCCAGCGAACGAGGGGGACCCCAGATGCGCAACCGCCTGGCCCGGGTGCTCGGCTACACCGCGATCACCGGCTTCGTCGCCGTCGGGATGGCCGGCTGCTTCTGGAGCGGCGCGCAGCAGCACAAGGACGTCGGCTACGCGATCGACCAGCCGGTCCGCACCCTGGTGATCCAGGGCCGGACGGGGAACATCCGGGTGGTCGGGGCGGGCAGCGCGGTGCGGGTGTCGGAGCACCAGGACTACCAGCACCAGCAGCCCGTCAGCACCCACACGGTGGCCGACGGAACCCTGACCCTGACCTACTCCTGCCCCGACGACTGCGGCATCGACTACCAGGTCGACGTGCCGGCCGGCACCGCGGTGCGGATCAGCGCCGGCACCGGAGACGTGCACCTGTCCGGGCTGAGCGCCGAGGTGCGGGCCGCCACCGGCACCGGCCAGGTCGAGGCGCTCGGGCTGACCTCCGGCACCGCCACGCTGACCTCGGACACCGGTGACGTCTCGGCGACCTTCACCACCGCGCCCGGCTCGCTGACGGCGACGACCGCCACCGGCAATGTCAAGGTGGTGCTGCCGAACGGCGGTTACGCGGTGACGGCCGAGGCCGACACCGGCAGCGTCAAGGTGACGGTCCCGCAGGACGCCGCCTCGGGGCACGCGATCGACGCGCGGTCGAGCACCGGCGACGTCACCGTCACGCATGCCTGAGCTCAACCGCCCTCGGCCCGCCTATGACCTGCTGGCCTCGGGCGATAGGCTCCCCGCGAACGGGGGAGGGGCGGACGTGGAGACGATGACGCGCGCTCAGGCGTGGCTGGCCGAACGGGGGCGGTGGGCGCGCGGGCGGCTCGCCGGGATCAACCCGTACGTGACGGACACGCTGATCGCCCTGGGCGCGGCCGCGGTCTCGCTCTGGGCGGTCTACAACGACGACCGGAGCTGGCCGCTCTGGACCTACCTGGTGGCCGCCGCCTGCTGCGCCCCGATCCCCTGGCGCCGCAGGGCGCCGTTCACGGCCCTGGTGGTCTCGGCCGTCTTCTCGGCCTGGCTCGGCCTGTTCGCCCACTCCGCGCAGCCGCAGATCGCGG
Coding sequences within:
- the rpoB gene encoding DNA-directed RNA polymerase subunit beta, with the translated sequence MAAPRNASNNSAASTAPLRVSFAKIKEPLEVPNLLALQTESFDWLLGNAAWKSRVEAALESGQDVPTKSGLEEIFEEISPIEDFSGSMSLTFRDHRFEPPKNSIDECKDRDFTFAAPLFVTAEFTNNETGEIKSQTVFMGDFPLMTHKGTFVINGTERVVVSQLVRSPGVYFDSTLDKVSDKDIYSCKVIPSRGAWLEMEIDKRDMVGVRIDRKRKQSVTVLLKALGWTNEMILEEFGEYESMRATLEKDHTQGQDDALLDIYRKLRPGEPPTREAAQTLLENLYFNPKRYDLAKVGRYKVNRKLGNAESLDSGVLTEPDIIGAIKYLVKLHAGETEWRDDAGRDIVVEVDDIDHFGNRRLRNVGELIQNQVRTGLARMERVVRERMTTQDVEAITPQTLINIRPVVASIKEFFGTSQLSQFMDQTNPLSGLTHKRRLSALGPGGLSRERAGFEVRDVHPSHYGRMCPIETPEGPNIGLIGSLASYGRVNAFGFIETPYRKVVEGIVTEQVDYLTADEEDRFVIAQANAPLTEDLHFAEPRVLVRRRGGEIDYIPGTEIDYMDVSPRQMVSVATAMIPFLEHDDANRALMGSNMMRQAVPLLRSEAPVVGTGMEYRCAVDAADVITAEKAGVVQEVSADYVTVANDDGTYNTYRAAKFTRSNQGTAFNQKVLAEEGARVEAGQVLADGPCTDEGEMALGKNLLVAFMSWEGHNYEDAIILSQRLVQDDVLSSIHIEEHEVDARDTKLGPEEITRDIPNVSEEVLADLDERGIIRIGADVVTGDILVGKVTPKGETELTPEERLLRAIFGEKAREVRDTSLKVPHGESGKVIGVRVFDREEGDELPPGVNQLVRVYVAQKRKITNGDKLAGRHGNKGVISKILPVEDMPFLEDGTPVDIILNPLGVPSRMNPGQVLEIHLGWLAKQGWDVSGLSEEWARRLQAIGADKVEGGTNLATPVFDGAREDEITGLLDHTTLTRDGERLVNSTGKARLFDGRSGEPFPQPVSVGYMYILKLHHLVDDKLHARSTGPYSMITQQPLGGKAQFGGQRFGEMEVWALEAYGAAYALQELLTIKSDDVLGRVKVYEAIVKGENIPEPGIPESFKVLIKEMQSLCLNVEVLSSDGSNIELRDSDEDVFRAAEELGIDLSRREPSSVEEV
- a CDS encoding DNA-directed RNA polymerase subunit beta', which gives rise to MLDVNFFDELRIGLATADDIRQWSHGEVKKPETINYRTLKPEKDGLFCEKIFGPTRDWECYCGKYKRVRFKGIICERCGVEVTRAKVRRERMGHIELAAPVTHIWYFKGVPSRLGYLLDLAPKDLEKVIYFAAYMITWVDDERRQRDLPSLEAHVSVERQQIENRRDADLEARAKKAETDLAELEAEGAKADVRRKVREGAEREMKQLRDRAQREIDRLDEVWARFKNLKVQDLEGDELLYRELRDRFGTYFSGSMGAAALKDRLETFDLAEESERLREIIRTGKGQKKTRALKRLKVVSAFLQTTNKPNGMVLDCVPVIPPDLRPMVQLDGGRFATSDLNDLYRRVINRNNRLKRLLDLGAPEIIVNNEKRMLQEAVDALFDNGRRGRPVTGPGNRPLKSLSDMLKGKQGRFRQNLLGKRVDYSARSVIVVGPQLKLHQCGLPKAMALELFKPFVMKRLVDLNHAQNIKSAKRMVERARPVVWDVLEEVIAEHPVLLNRAPTLHRLGIQAFEPQLVEGKAIQIHPLVCTAFNADFDGDQMAVHLPLSAEAQAEARILMLSSNNILKPADGRPVTMPTQDMVLGLFFLTSDREEVKGGGRSFSSTAEAIMAFDARELDVQAPIELRLPIGTVPPRGWTPPAVDPEWADSQPSWTEGEPFRLTTTLGRALFNELLPEDYPFVDYEVGKKQLSAIVNDLAERYPKVIVAATLDNLKAAGFHWSTRSGVTVSISDVVVPPSKPQILEGYEAQAEKVQKNYERGLMTNDERKQEMVNIWTKATNEVAEAMNANFPKTNPIFMMVDSGARGNMMQMRQIAGMRGLVSNAKNETIPRPIKASFREGLSVLEYFISTHGARKGLADTALRTADSGYLTRRLVDVSQDVIIREEDCGTERGLKLAIGTVGEDGVLRKTDDVETSVYARMLAEDITVDGKLVATANTDLGDVLIDELIRHGIGEVKTRSILTCESAVGTCAFCYGRSLATGKLVDIGEAVGIIAAQSIGEPGTQLTMRTFHTGGVAGDDITQGLPRVVELFEARTPKGVAPISEAQGRVRIEDTEKTRKVVVTPDDGTDEIAYPVSKRVKLLVSEGEAVEVGQKLTMGATNPHDVLRIMGQRAVQIHLVAEVQKVYNSQGVSIHDKHIEIIIRQMLRRVTIIESGDAELLPGELVERGRFETENRRVVSEGGHPASGRPQLMGITKASLATESWLSAASFQETTRVLTDAAIHAKSDPLLGLKENVILGKLIPAGTGLPRYRNIRVEPTEEAKAAMYSAVGYDDYDLSPFGAGSGQAVPLDDYDYGPYTG
- a CDS encoding RNA polymerase sigma factor yields the protein MQEPPRGPDPAGPGLAGPDPAGPDPAGPDLAALVRAAQGGDQLAVARLLDLITPYVRRLCGPIALADGADATQEALLAVFRKLRQLDEPAALFGWVRVIAVREAVRHAARAARARPAELTELPAPGDPQLGADIRDVLSRLSPEHRAVLLLRDLEGLDERQTAALLAVAPGTVKSRLSRARLSFRKAWQQ
- a CDS encoding DUF3995 domain-containing protein translates to MPQGRDTRRWAEAVAAVLLVDGAVHLYWATGRTWPVRDRARLSQLVLNTQLPFTPPVLLPLVGMLGGAAVLVLVRGGLLPGPARLLPARLPYWGSLAVTGGLLLRGAAGLVWVTGLGADPGDTFYWLNLLLYTPLCWVLAAGAWRVAAVPGGLAGLGSLLRGRRVNRSPE
- a CDS encoding DUF4097 family beta strand repeat-containing protein, which produces MRNRLARVLGYTAITGFVAVGMAGCFWSGAQQHKDVGYAIDQPVRTLVIQGRTGNIRVVGAGSAVRVSEHQDYQHQQPVSTHTVADGTLTLTYSCPDDCGIDYQVDVPAGTAVRISAGTGDVHLSGLSAEVRAATGTGQVEALGLTSGTATLTSDTGDVSATFTTAPGSLTATTATGNVKVVLPNGGYAVTAEADTGSVKVTVPQDAASGHAIDARSSTGDVTVTHA